One Bacillus sp. FJAT-45037 DNA window includes the following coding sequences:
- a CDS encoding ParM/StbA family protein has translation MVVMNMDVANDNGNNEQAVKVNGALYRQPNTYAMPERPSFEDNSEPETLIPNLLNELEVDIQSDSIDFGGHYFIGRKAIKSKYTAHSMSVDSENKYESDLPIINTLGLLAGIAVQDSYKESNKLPKEINLNVDMATALPVNQWSRETSSIFSKRFMDGLHTVIVYIGHYKVRVTVSFTYVKVIPEGTPVLFNLIEDQNGNYRNDNIFDEFKKEYDLNVDGEYFQDKRIKHVDIGDGTCDTPLTIGYEYDRDFVNGISTGIGHSINKAIDLFKQEVSNMNISRQQFIDYVKEEGHPYHEKAVRLIKQSMRSEVKSIHDHIVDELKKASNEVDVICVYGGGSILMKDQLYKPLKKLCDRPDVPAKLLWIPEQYAPLMNVEGLNIFLQTVFPQLKEKELASK, from the coding sequence ATGGTAGTAATGAACATGGACGTAGCAAACGATAACGGGAATAACGAACAAGCTGTGAAGGTGAATGGTGCTTTATATAGACAACCAAATACATATGCAATGCCAGAAAGACCCTCATTTGAAGACAATAGTGAACCTGAGACGTTGATACCAAACCTCTTAAATGAATTAGAAGTTGATATTCAGTCAGATAGCATTGACTTCGGTGGTCATTATTTCATTGGTAGGAAAGCGATTAAAAGTAAATACACAGCTCATTCAATGAGTGTTGATAGTGAGAACAAGTATGAAAGTGACTTGCCGATCATTAATACATTAGGGTTGTTAGCGGGAATAGCTGTTCAAGATTCTTATAAAGAGTCAAATAAACTACCAAAAGAGATTAATTTGAACGTAGATATGGCTACGGCTCTACCAGTTAATCAGTGGTCGCGAGAAACATCTAGTATCTTCTCAAAGCGTTTCATGGACGGTTTGCATACGGTGATTGTCTATATTGGGCATTACAAAGTACGTGTGACTGTAAGTTTTACTTACGTGAAAGTGATTCCAGAAGGGACGCCAGTCCTGTTTAACTTAATAGAGGATCAAAATGGGAATTATAGAAACGATAATATCTTTGATGAATTTAAGAAAGAGTATGATCTGAATGTCGATGGCGAATACTTCCAAGATAAGAGAATTAAACATGTTGATATTGGGGATGGTACATGCGACACACCGCTAACAATTGGATACGAATATGATCGAGACTTTGTAAATGGGATTTCTACAGGTATTGGACATTCTATTAATAAAGCTATTGATCTATTTAAACAGGAAGTCAGTAATATGAATATTTCTCGTCAACAATTTATTGACTATGTTAAAGAAGAAGGCCATCCATACCACGAGAAGGCAGTAAGACTTATTAAACAATCAATGCGTTCCGAGGTAAAGTCGATACATGACCACATTGTAGATGAACTGAAGAAGGCTTCTAACGAAGTAGATGTTATCTGCGTGTATGGTGGTGGCTCTATACTAATGAAAGATCAGCTTTACAAACCGCTTAAAAAGCTATGTGATCGTCCGGATGTACCAGCTAAACTTCTGTGGATTCCTGAACAATATGCGCCATTAATGAATGTAGAAGGACTTAATATCTTTTTACAAACGGTGTTTCCGCAATTGAAGGAGAAGGAATTAGCATCTAAATAA
- a CDS encoding Rad52/Rad22 family DNA repair protein produces MTTFNELIVKLCEPFPKEVHEPRFDGHGTYIPIHIYLLRLNEVAGEHWTHERIGEPIFYMEDKMVHTVVKVSILNRSHVGEGFSKFQVDDKGRVINRHYAIRSATKDGIRDAISFFGMGKPLQDTTKSSTHDTLTNDHQASTSMVDRTCVKCNVTLSEHDLNKLNRLKIKFDYCIDHIPKHLRKKSMI; encoded by the coding sequence ATGACAACGTTTAATGAACTCATTGTTAAACTATGCGAGCCTTTTCCTAAAGAAGTCCATGAACCTCGTTTTGACGGTCATGGCACGTATATTCCCATCCACATATACCTGCTGCGGCTTAATGAAGTGGCTGGTGAGCACTGGACACATGAACGGATAGGTGAACCAATCTTTTATATGGAGGACAAAATGGTGCATACTGTTGTAAAGGTATCCATCTTAAACAGGAGCCATGTAGGAGAGGGGTTCTCTAAATTCCAAGTCGATGATAAGGGAAGAGTCATTAACCGACATTACGCGATTCGTTCAGCTACCAAAGATGGGATTAGAGATGCGATTTCCTTCTTTGGAATGGGCAAACCTCTTCAAGATACAACCAAATCATCGACACATGACACTCTTACCAATGATCATCAAGCTTCGACTAGTATGGTTGATCGTACATGTGTAAAATGTAATGTTACTTTATCAGAGCATGACTTGAATAAACTTAATCGTTTAAAGATCAAATTCGATTACTGTATTGATCACATACCTAAGCATTTGAGAAAGAAAAGTATGATTTAA
- a CDS encoding replication initiator protein A: MEVIDPHILQNIKGELNSRLIDDIVKFLFDRKKSKLTKDEWFEQYLEDILKDYFIPERGQIIDYSIIKKKHIKKRQDNKRSWIKSLKEHTDSPNNPLEQEYFMRQKVAREIDNNQINELLNESLDTFMTKKLEELEIWRKNKYAPISSFPYLHTKTKSQIKLAFQVDIVLDISEFLIQNNGKMQKETLFQVEAFVNNPIFSGKSFALETQDAAHDSLYNDYVVDDDFVLRTIIKLNEGDTVRVKKNTTLDEKDSTIIQYILSQRDELFFTNRTIEVDLRDLVKVIYGTCGTKQNDLIEKRLKKIKNYNIEAIINNTEYSKPSSVEYSIFDRIFVGKNPKINNGNRYVEIVVGDTIYQQVINSKIISVYRDSFGALNNPISRVLIYALQKERLERHINHRSLEDLYSYKFFLNRVRFKDPKNINDNLAEIYNSLHEFKKQNILIQDLKQVYQSFEITFIPLSNIEINDFFRRDKEQAIEISPTI, from the coding sequence ATGGAAGTAATTGACCCGCATATCCTCCAAAATATAAAAGGAGAATTAAATTCTCGACTGATTGATGATATTGTTAAGTTCTTATTTGATCGCAAGAAATCTAAACTTACTAAAGATGAATGGTTTGAACAATATTTGGAAGATATTCTAAAAGATTATTTCATCCCAGAACGTGGTCAAATCATCGATTACTCTATAATTAAAAAGAAGCATATAAAGAAGAGACAAGATAACAAAAGATCTTGGATCAAATCCCTTAAAGAACATACGGACTCTCCAAATAACCCATTAGAACAAGAATATTTCATGAGGCAAAAAGTCGCTCGAGAAATTGATAATAATCAAATAAATGAATTATTAAATGAATCCTTAGATACATTCATGACTAAAAAACTTGAAGAGCTTGAAATATGGAGAAAAAATAAGTATGCACCAATTAGCTCTTTCCCATATCTTCACACTAAAACTAAATCTCAGATTAAGTTAGCATTTCAAGTGGATATCGTGCTTGATATATCAGAATTTTTAATACAGAACAATGGGAAGATGCAGAAAGAAACTTTGTTTCAAGTAGAAGCATTTGTGAATAATCCTATATTTAGTGGCAAGTCATTTGCACTAGAAACCCAAGATGCTGCACACGATAGTCTATACAATGATTACGTTGTAGATGATGATTTTGTACTAAGAACCATTATAAAACTTAATGAAGGTGATACCGTCCGCGTAAAGAAAAATACTACTCTAGACGAAAAGGATTCTACCATTATTCAATATATCCTATCTCAAAGAGATGAATTGTTCTTCACTAACCGGACTATTGAAGTAGATCTCAGAGATCTAGTTAAAGTAATTTATGGAACCTGTGGAACAAAACAAAATGATTTAATAGAAAAACGTCTGAAAAAAATTAAAAATTATAATATAGAAGCCATTATAAACAATACCGAATACTCTAAGCCTTCTTCGGTAGAATACAGTATTTTTGATAGAATTTTTGTTGGGAAAAACCCAAAGATAAACAATGGAAATCGTTATGTAGAAATAGTCGTTGGAGATACCATCTATCAACAGGTTATAAATTCAAAAATTATTAGTGTATATAGAGATTCGTTTGGGGCCCTTAATAACCCAATTTCGAGAGTTCTAATTTATGCTCTCCAAAAAGAGAGACTAGAACGACACATAAATCATCGCTCGTTAGAAGATCTATATTCATATAAATTTTTCCTGAATCGAGTTCGCTTCAAAGACCCCAAAAATATAAATGATAATTTAGCAGAGATTTATAACTCTTTGCACGAATTTAAAAAACAAAATATACTAATCCAAGATTTAAAACAGGTATATCAATCGTTTGAAATTACTTTTATTCCATTATCTAATATTGAGATAAATGATTTTTTCAGACGTGACAAAGAACAAGCTATAGAAATATCCCCCACTATTTGA
- a CDS encoding single-stranded DNA-binding protein, with protein MSDINNIVLSGRLTADPQLHYVKKGNEQVPVCNFSIASEDKFGRTSFIPIIVWRNYGESVANYVEKGQEVIVSGSIYSRKDTKSGRTFIELHANEVKYGNKAGTSHDNV; from the coding sequence ATGAGTGATATTAATAACATTGTATTGTCCGGTAGACTAACTGCTGATCCCCAGCTTCATTATGTCAAAAAGGGGAATGAGCAAGTGCCTGTCTGCAATTTTAGCATCGCATCAGAAGATAAATTCGGCAGAACAAGCTTCATACCGATTATTGTATGGAGGAATTACGGGGAATCGGTAGCAAACTACGTAGAGAAGGGCCAAGAGGTCATCGTAAGTGGGAGTATATATAGTCGGAAGGATACGAAGTCAGGAAGAACGTTTATTGAGTTACATGCAAACGAAGTGAAGTACGGGAACAAAGCAGGCACAAGTCATGACAACGTTTAA